A genomic region of Persephonella marina EX-H1 contains the following coding sequences:
- a CDS encoding chemotaxis protein CheA, with the protein MKLEFTDDMKEILEEFLIEADEILSNLDQDLIELETSPEDKDLLNRIFRSMHTLKGGAGFLGLNSIVEIAHKIEDIFNKLRNDELKLTSDMMDVIFEGVDKLKESIEMLKENSEIPDEEEVKPLLDKLDTILEGEIIPEIQHVADEKSDNDEDFEFVPDVDPDIKELILKYKGKDLGEILEELILLPPDERPSLEVIEKLEKLITEGKDVKDLIKPREESRPEGEKQEEVKEKEDAPVKTDEKPQPKEETKQVTKTKKKSEKKEEVIRVDVERVETLMNLVGELVLDRNRIVKLASNLETSCESTDLIEELLDSITGMSRTVSDLQDAVMKLRMQPVRKIFSKFPRIVRDLAKKLNRKVNLILEGEDTEIDRSILDKLEDPLIHLVRNAIDHGIEPVEERLKAGKPETGIIKLSAYQEGDRIIISIEDDGRGIDVEKVKNKAVEKGLITPEQAQNMSDKEAFELLFMPGFSTADQVSEVSGRGVGMDVVASTIHSLRGSIEVESERGKGSKFIMKLPLTVAIIRTLMVGANNRIFAIPLYSVVEIVKYEPENVKNIGQFKSFMLRDEVFLLFSLNELFDMEDKGEKEFIVIVRVGEKNIAISVEELYGEEEIVIKPLGKLLENVQGIAGATITGDGKVVLIVDTNSLINDKKSQLVGVL; encoded by the coding sequence ATGAAACTCGAATTCACTGATGATATGAAAGAGATCCTTGAAGAGTTTCTTATAGAAGCAGATGAAATACTGTCAAATCTTGATCAGGATCTTATAGAGCTTGAGACATCACCAGAAGATAAGGATCTGTTAAACAGAATATTCCGCAGTATGCATACATTAAAAGGTGGTGCAGGATTTTTAGGCCTTAATTCTATCGTAGAGATCGCACATAAGATAGAAGACATATTTAACAAGTTAAGGAACGATGAGTTAAAACTTACATCTGATATGATGGATGTTATATTTGAAGGTGTCGATAAACTTAAAGAATCCATTGAGATGCTTAAAGAAAACAGTGAGATACCAGATGAAGAAGAAGTAAAACCACTTCTCGATAAACTTGACACTATATTAGAAGGTGAGATAATACCTGAGATACAGCATGTAGCAGATGAAAAATCTGATAACGATGAAGATTTTGAGTTTGTACCTGATGTTGATCCTGACATAAAGGAACTGATATTAAAGTACAAAGGGAAGGATCTTGGGGAGATACTGGAAGAACTGATCCTACTTCCACCAGACGAAAGACCTTCACTTGAGGTTATTGAAAAACTTGAAAAACTTATTACTGAGGGAAAGGATGTAAAAGATCTGATAAAACCCAGGGAGGAATCCAGACCTGAGGGGGAAAAACAGGAAGAGGTTAAAGAAAAAGAGGATGCCCCTGTAAAAACAGATGAAAAACCACAACCAAAAGAGGAAACAAAACAGGTAACAAAAACAAAGAAAAAATCTGAAAAGAAGGAAGAGGTTATAAGGGTTGATGTTGAAAGGGTTGAGACATTAATGAACCTTGTAGGGGAGCTTGTTTTAGACAGGAACAGAATAGTAAAGCTGGCCTCAAATCTTGAAACTTCCTGTGAGAGTACAGATCTGATTGAGGAACTGCTGGATTCAATAACGGGAATGAGCAGAACTGTAAGTGACCTTCAGGATGCTGTAATGAAACTGAGAATGCAGCCTGTAAGAAAGATATTCAGCAAGTTCCCAAGGATAGTAAGGGATCTGGCGAAAAAACTTAACAGAAAGGTAAATCTTATACTGGAAGGAGAAGATACAGAGATAGACAGATCCATACTTGATAAACTTGAAGATCCATTAATACATCTTGTAAGAAACGCTATAGATCATGGTATAGAACCTGTTGAAGAAAGGTTAAAGGCAGGAAAACCTGAAACAGGAATTATAAAACTTTCAGCTTACCAGGAAGGAGACAGAATAATAATTTCTATAGAAGATGATGGAAGAGGAATAGATGTTGAAAAAGTCAAAAATAAAGCTGTTGAAAAAGGTCTTATAACACCTGAACAGGCACAGAATATGTCTGATAAAGAGGCTTTTGAGCTTCTGTTTATGCCTGGATTTTCCACAGCAGACCAGGTGAGTGAGGTTTCAGGAAGAGGCGTTGGAATGGACGTTGTTGCATCTACAATTCACTCACTTAGAGGAAGCATAGAGGTAGAAAGTGAAAGAGGGAAAGGCTCTAAATTCATAATGAAACTACCTCTAACAGTGGCAATTATAAGAACACTTATGGTAGGTGCAAACAACAGGATCTTTGCGATACCCCTTTACTCAGTTGTTGAGATAGTCAAGTATGAGCCTGAGAATGTAAAAAATATAGGACAGTTTAAATCGTTCATGCTCAGGGATGAGGTATTTTTACTTTTCAGTCTGAACGAGCTTTTTGACATGGAAGATAAAGGGGAGAAAGAGTTTATCGTTATTGTCAGGGTTGGGGAAAAGAATATAGCTATATCTGTTGAGGAGCTTTACGGTGAGGAAGAGATCGTTATAAAACCTCTTGGAAAACTGCTTGAAAATGTT
- a CDS encoding protein phosphatase CheZ, with protein MNENLFDELKRVLSLIEQYKKDIESLGSKKEGFRSVNEHIELAIQESEEATQKILDNIMEITSLINNSLQTVLKIDNTEIKESLEENLKKAVGKLTETLTLLEFQDIISQRLQKISNFISDVEKEILKILILFGIGRETSEKKKEELKEKLEELEWKRDVSQEDVDDILKQFGL; from the coding sequence ATGAACGAAAATCTATTTGATGAGCTGAAAAGGGTACTGTCTTTAATAGAACAATACAAAAAGGATATAGAAAGCCTTGGAAGTAAAAAAGAAGGATTTAGAAGTGTGAATGAACATATAGAGCTTGCAATACAGGAAAGTGAAGAGGCTACTCAGAAAATACTGGACAATATAATGGAGATAACATCTTTGATTAACAACAGTTTACAGACCGTTCTAAAGATAGACAATACAGAGATCAAGGAATCTCTGGAAGAAAACCTGAAAAAAGCAGTAGGTAAGCTGACAGAAACATTAACATTACTGGAGTTTCAGGACATCATATCACAGAGACTTCAAAAGATATCAAACTTCATATCAGATGTGGAAAAAGAGATACTGAAAATACTTATTCTGTTTGGAATTGGGAGAGAAACTTCCGAAAAGAAAAAGGAAGAACTTAAAGAGAAACTTGAAGAGCTTGAATGGAAGAGAGACGTTTCACAGGAAGATGTGGACGACATATTAAAACAGTTCGGACTTTAA
- the cheB gene encoding chemotaxis-specific protein-glutamate methyltransferase CheB yields MINTVIVDDSSTVRAALKKILGDAKDINISGIATNGLEAVELVEKLRPDVVTLDIEMPVMNGLEALEKIKKVSPSTKIIILSSLTEEGAEITFEALKKGADDFITKPSSFMDLFKLKEDLINKIRSLSQSKVKPSFHRQKTEINPEFDDTPLIGIGASTGGPQVVSEILSGIKENLKAHVVVAIHMPEGFTQTFAKRLNQSSRITVKEAENGEILKDSVAYIVKGGKNMIIENFNGKRMFKTINKKSRFVPSIDLLLSSIAHTTKKNSVGIILSGMGNDGSEGVKEIKKYGGLNIAQNPESCVLPSMPENAIKTGKVDLILDPEQITEFLNNIQEVRYERKSI; encoded by the coding sequence TTGATCAATACAGTTATAGTTGATGACTCCTCAACAGTAAGAGCAGCTTTAAAAAAGATACTTGGTGATGCAAAAGATATAAATATCTCAGGAATCGCCACAAACGGTCTTGAAGCTGTTGAACTTGTTGAAAAACTAAGGCCCGATGTGGTCACACTTGATATTGAGATGCCCGTTATGAATGGACTTGAGGCCCTTGAGAAGATAAAAAAGGTCTCACCTTCAACAAAGATAATCATACTGAGCTCCTTAACAGAGGAAGGTGCAGAAATCACATTTGAAGCTTTAAAAAAAGGGGCTGACGATTTTATAACAAAACCTTCATCATTCATGGATCTTTTTAAACTTAAAGAAGATCTTATAAATAAGATCAGATCTCTATCACAATCAAAGGTAAAGCCATCATTCCACAGACAGAAAACTGAGATAAATCCAGAATTTGATGATACTCCTCTTATCGGAATCGGGGCTTCAACAGGTGGTCCTCAGGTCGTGTCTGAAATACTTTCTGGTATCAAAGAAAATCTTAAAGCTCATGTTGTCGTAGCTATCCATATGCCTGAAGGGTTTACCCAGACTTTTGCAAAAAGATTAAACCAGAGCTCCAGAATAACGGTTAAAGAAGCAGAAAATGGAGAGATACTAAAAGACAGTGTTGCGTATATAGTAAAAGGCGGAAAAAATATGATCATTGAAAATTTCAACGGAAAGAGAATGTTTAAAACGATTAATAAAAAAAGCAGATTTGTACCATCCATAGACCTACTCTTAAGCTCCATAGCACATACTACGAAAAAAAATAGTGTGGGGATTATCCTATCAGGTATGGGAAATGACGGTAGTGAAGGTGTAAAAGAAATAAAAAAATACGGTGGGTTAAATATAGCCCAGAATCCGGAAAGCTGCGTTCTTCCATCAATGCCCGAAAACGCTATAAAAACAGGTAAGGTCGATCTTATTCTAGATCCGGAACAGATTACCGAATTTCTAAATAATATTCAGGAGGTAAGATATGAACGAAAATCTATTTGA
- a CDS encoding CheR family methyltransferase: MNLEKLREKIHQFTGNLYDEDRLKLLEVKVRSFIRKYGVSIDEVFRNNELFDLFIDSILVNETSFFRHKEQMFEFKDLYLKELINKPFYKIMSAGCSTGKEVYSIAMMILDLKPDEKNKRVTGVDLSSSVLSVAREGIYEAEKINQIPVPYRKFVTLKDGKLYIKEDVKNITEFKQGNIVSEDYFFFRNYSAIFCRNVIIYFTKEKLRKALKNFHSSLTKSGILVLAPTEKIDREFSDLFIPEKKGKYTFYRRVN; encoded by the coding sequence TTGAATTTAGAGAAGTTAAGGGAAAAGATTCACCAATTTACAGGTAACCTTTATGATGAAGACAGACTTAAACTCCTTGAGGTCAAAGTAAGAAGCTTTATCAGAAAGTACGGTGTTTCAATTGACGAGGTATTCCGCAATAATGAGCTTTTTGATCTCTTTATAGACAGTATACTTGTAAATGAGACATCTTTTTTTAGACATAAAGAACAGATGTTTGAGTTCAAAGATCTATATCTTAAAGAACTAATAAATAAACCTTTCTACAAAATAATGAGCGCCGGATGTTCAACAGGTAAAGAGGTTTATTCTATCGCTATGATGATACTTGATCTGAAACCTGATGAAAAAAACAAAAGGGTAACAGGCGTTGATCTGAGCAGTTCTGTTCTCTCTGTAGCAAGGGAAGGTATATACGAAGCTGAAAAGATCAATCAGATTCCGGTTCCTTACAGGAAGTTTGTCACTTTGAAGGATGGTAAGCTGTATATAAAAGAGGACGTTAAAAATATAACCGAATTCAAACAGGGGAATATTGTCAGTGAAGACTACTTCTTCTTCAGAAACTATTCAGCTATATTCTGCAGGAATGTAATAATATACTTCACAAAAGAGAAGCTGAGAAAAGCGTTAAAAAATTTTCATTCATCTTTGACAAAATCAGGTATATTGGTCCTTGCACCTACTGAAAAGATAGACAGGGAGTTTTCTGATCTTTTCATTCCGGAAAAGAAAGGTAAATACACATTTTACAGGAGAGTAAATTGA